A single genomic interval of Balnearium lithotrophicum harbors:
- a CDS encoding MlaE family ABC transporter permease: protein MIVELLERIGRGVIFFLEFWGGWFLLSVKSLSIAFKPPFRIERYIYYLADIGANSFPVIAITSLFTGGVIALETYSAFHRFNAEYMIGAVVAIAMARELGPVLSSLLVTARSGSAMAAEIGTMRVTEQIDALEMMAVNPIKYLISPRVYTTIISTVVLTLFSDIIGYIGGYIVSVYLFGVNKTLYLRYTQNLTEMDDVYHGLIKAAVFGFLLSTISCFYGYYTRGGAKGVGESTTKAVVSSSMAILIFDYLITYILRLFNL from the coding sequence TTGATAGTTGAACTTTTGGAAAGGATAGGAAGAGGTGTTATCTTCTTCCTGGAGTTTTGGGGAGGGTGGTTTCTACTATCCGTCAAATCCCTATCGATTGCCTTTAAACCTCCCTTCAGGATTGAGAGGTACATATACTACTTGGCTGACATTGGAGCTAACTCATTTCCCGTTATAGCTATTACCTCATTGTTTACAGGAGGAGTTATTGCACTTGAAACCTACTCTGCCTTTCATCGATTTAACGCTGAATACATGATTGGGGCCGTTGTTGCGATTGCAATGGCAAGGGAGTTGGGGCCGGTTTTATCCTCCCTCTTAGTTACTGCCCGTTCAGGTTCTGCAATGGCCGCAGAGATTGGAACTATGAGGGTAACTGAACAGATAGATGCACTTGAGATGATGGCTGTAAATCCGATTAAGTATCTAATATCCCCAAGAGTTTATACGACAATTATTTCAACTGTTGTACTAACCCTCTTTTCAGACATTATAGGCTACATAGGTGGATACATAGTAAGCGTTTATCTTTTTGGTGTAAATAAAACACTCTACCTCAGGTATACTCAGAACCTAACTGAAATGGACGACGTTTACCACGGTCTTATAAAGGCAGCAGTTTTTGGCTTTTTACTTTCAACGATAAGCTGTTTTTACGGATACTACACAAGAGGTGGAGCAAAGGGAGTGGGAGAATCCACTACAAAGGCCGTAGTTAGTTCATCAATGGCCATTCTCATTTTTGACTACCTGATTACCTACATTTTGAGGTTGTTCAACCTATGA